One window from the genome of Leptotrichia trevisanii DSM 22070 encodes:
- a CDS encoding glycosyltransferase family 2 protein, with amino-acid sequence MYDFTACIVTYNTKQEELRKIIGCFQKVGLRFKLWISDNSEKDGLREFVEGFLDDRIEYIFNNSNDGFGAGHNVVIRKLVSGEVESEFHLMVNSDVFFEENTIEKIMEYMRENKNIGQIGPKIYGTDGEVTKSCRLLPSPVNLIFRRFLPVKSVVDKLDYDYEMKWYDYKEIIDVPILSGCFIFVRTDVLKEIGGFDKRYFMYMEDYDLCRRIGQKYRTVFYPEVQIIHEHGKASYKSRKMMMMHVKSAIKYFNKWGWFFDKERKEKNRECMIKYKK; translated from the coding sequence ATGTATGATTTTACAGCTTGTATTGTGACTTATAATACGAAACAGGAGGAATTAAGGAAGATTATTGGGTGTTTTCAGAAAGTGGGACTTAGATTTAAGTTGTGGATTTCTGATAATTCTGAAAAAGATGGATTAAGAGAGTTTGTAGAAGGATTTTTGGATGATAGAATTGAGTATATTTTTAATAATTCAAATGATGGATTTGGAGCGGGGCATAATGTTGTGATTAGGAAATTGGTTTCGGGAGAAGTGGAGTCAGAGTTTCATTTGATGGTGAATTCTGATGTTTTTTTTGAGGAAAATACTATTGAGAAAATTATGGAATATATGAGGGAGAATAAGAATATTGGGCAAATTGGGCCAAAAATATATGGGACTGATGGGGAAGTTACGAAGTCTTGTCGGTTGTTACCATCGCCTGTGAATCTGATATTTAGGAGATTTTTGCCAGTGAAGTCGGTTGTTGATAAATTGGATTATGATTATGAGATGAAATGGTATGATTATAAGGAAATAATTGATGTTCCGATTTTGTCGGGGTGTTTTATTTTTGTACGGACGGATGTTTTGAAGGAAATTGGTGGATTTGATAAGAGGTACTTTATGTATATGGAGGATTATGATTTGTGCAGACGGATTGGGCAGAAGTATAGGACTGTTTTTTATCCTGAAGTACAGATAATTCATGAGCATGGGAAGGCTTCTTATAAGTCACGGAAAATGATGATGATGCATGTAAAATCGGCTATAAAATATTTTAATAAGTGGGGATGGTTTTTTGATAAGGAGAGAAAAGAGAAAAATAGGGAATGTATGATAAAATATAAAAAATAA